In Labilithrix sp., a single genomic region encodes these proteins:
- a CDS encoding 4Fe-4S dicluster domain-containing protein produces the protein MSRREPVVTKAPEDGAKVFWKSLEDKANPERVAQRAAVEVGAQASDLIKLGKKKKPTDDAIGDATISRRGLFTFAAASTALAACARRPVEKIMPYSKAPEHVLPGVSSYYASVLPARGDAIGVLVESHEGRPTKIDGNPAHPSSFGGTDVWTQASIYDLYDPDRGTTPMKGTRQPSGGFGAHAPASWNDFDAAFAEILRTAGSDGGSRLRILYEPTTSPTLLRLLAEVKTKHPKAGLHVWSAAHDGNVREGARLAFGQVVNVVPAYDQAKVILALDSDFLGTETGSTRASRGYAQGRKLKNGPADSMNRLYVVEPAFTTTGMNADHRLRLPAQDVERYLVTLAKELMLAHKLELGGIGGALKSEPAGIPPKWLSAVAADLAGARAGGIIVVGSRQPARVHALAHALNAALGNAGHTVNYYQPADDKEPEPTASIKQLAADIEKNAVGTLIILGGNPVYDAPADLKILDRIKSVGSSVHVSTHVNETSEVCTWFVPRAHELETWGDARALDGTIAVQQPLIAPLYGGRSDVEIVARVAGQVGAKGHDLVQQTFKASAPAGMNPTTAWNTALKTGVAGPSGRALGPLDARQAEVSAAFLAATKAPGALSPQALEVTFAACPKLLDGRYANNPLLLELPDPVTKVCWDNVAFVSMKTAEDLGVQTGTMVRFQKDGGNAIDIAMFVTPGQADNSIAVHLGWGRQRAGRYGAKHGFDVMPLRTSDALGWTTGVKAKVLDSGEIDATRDRYRKVGMAAGESPMPARIRPDDPFEVDTKKYKVTQTQEHDTMEGRPVAIDATLEQYRKNPQFPQFPDEERKDKNEQGAVIPVRRAGSPDPHTPPLWGEWKEESFFKNQHRWGMVVDLTSCTGCNACVIACQIENNVPAVGKEQVWRGREMYWLRVDRYFVGLDANDPQIVFQPVSCVQCEEAPCENVCPVNATEHSPEGLNDMAYNRCIGTRYCANNCPYKVRRFNFLNYHTSGGWYEDVPETEKMHYNPNVTVRMRGVMEKCTYCVQRIQEAKIKSKRTGKPIKDGDVVTACQSVCAADCVAFGDLDDPTSKVAKWRAKDRNYRLLSELGTRPRTTYLGKIRNPNPAMEKA, from the coding sequence ATGAGCCGCCGCGAACCCGTCGTTACGAAGGCGCCCGAAGACGGCGCGAAGGTCTTCTGGAAGAGCCTCGAAGACAAAGCGAACCCCGAGCGCGTCGCGCAGCGCGCCGCGGTGGAGGTCGGCGCGCAGGCGAGCGACCTCATCAAGCTCGGTAAGAAGAAGAAGCCGACCGACGACGCGATCGGCGACGCGACGATCTCGCGGCGCGGTCTCTTCACCTTCGCCGCCGCGTCGACCGCGCTCGCCGCGTGCGCGCGCCGCCCGGTCGAGAAGATCATGCCGTACTCGAAGGCGCCCGAGCACGTGCTCCCCGGCGTCTCGTCGTACTACGCGTCCGTCCTCCCGGCGCGCGGCGACGCGATCGGCGTCCTCGTCGAGAGCCACGAAGGCCGCCCGACGAAGATCGACGGCAACCCCGCCCATCCGTCGAGCTTCGGCGGGACGGACGTGTGGACGCAGGCCTCGATCTACGACCTCTACGATCCCGATCGCGGCACGACCCCGATGAAGGGCACGCGCCAGCCGAGCGGCGGCTTCGGCGCGCACGCGCCGGCCTCGTGGAACGACTTCGACGCCGCGTTCGCCGAGATCCTCCGCACCGCGGGATCCGACGGCGGCTCGCGCCTCCGCATCCTCTACGAGCCGACGACGTCGCCGACGCTGCTCCGCCTCCTCGCCGAGGTGAAGACGAAGCACCCGAAGGCGGGCCTCCACGTCTGGTCCGCCGCGCACGACGGCAACGTCCGCGAAGGCGCGCGCCTCGCGTTCGGCCAGGTCGTCAACGTCGTCCCGGCGTACGACCAGGCGAAGGTCATCCTCGCGCTCGACTCCGACTTCCTCGGCACCGAGACTGGCTCGACGCGCGCGTCGCGCGGCTACGCGCAGGGCCGCAAGCTGAAGAACGGCCCCGCCGACTCGATGAACCGCCTCTACGTCGTGGAGCCCGCCTTCACGACGACGGGCATGAACGCCGACCATCGCCTCCGCCTCCCGGCGCAGGACGTGGAGCGCTACCTCGTCACGCTCGCGAAGGAGCTGATGCTCGCGCACAAGCTCGAGCTCGGCGGGATCGGCGGCGCGCTGAAGAGCGAGCCGGCCGGCATCCCGCCGAAGTGGCTGAGCGCCGTCGCGGCCGATCTCGCGGGCGCGCGCGCCGGCGGCATCATCGTCGTCGGGTCGCGCCAGCCCGCCCGCGTGCACGCCCTCGCGCACGCGCTCAACGCGGCGCTCGGCAACGCCGGCCACACCGTGAATTACTACCAGCCGGCGGACGACAAGGAGCCGGAGCCGACCGCGAGCATCAAGCAGCTCGCGGCCGACATCGAGAAGAACGCGGTCGGCACGCTGATCATCCTCGGCGGCAACCCGGTCTACGACGCGCCGGCGGACCTCAAGATCCTCGACCGCATCAAGTCGGTCGGCTCGTCGGTCCACGTCTCCACCCACGTCAACGAGACGAGCGAGGTGTGCACGTGGTTCGTCCCGCGCGCGCACGAGCTCGAGACGTGGGGCGACGCCCGCGCGCTCGACGGCACGATCGCGGTGCAGCAGCCGCTCATCGCGCCGCTCTACGGCGGCCGCAGCGACGTCGAGATCGTCGCGCGCGTCGCCGGTCAGGTCGGCGCGAAGGGGCACGACCTCGTCCAGCAGACGTTCAAGGCCTCGGCGCCGGCGGGCATGAACCCGACGACGGCGTGGAACACCGCGCTGAAGACGGGCGTGGCGGGGCCCTCCGGTCGCGCGCTCGGCCCGCTCGACGCGCGGCAGGCGGAGGTCTCCGCCGCGTTCCTCGCGGCGACGAAGGCGCCGGGCGCGCTCTCGCCGCAGGCGCTCGAGGTCACGTTCGCGGCGTGCCCCAAGCTCCTCGACGGGCGCTACGCGAACAACCCGCTCCTCCTCGAGCTCCCCGATCCCGTCACGAAGGTGTGCTGGGACAACGTCGCCTTCGTCTCGATGAAGACGGCAGAGGACCTCGGCGTCCAGACCGGCACGATGGTGCGTTTCCAGAAGGACGGCGGCAACGCGATCGACATCGCGATGTTCGTCACGCCGGGGCAGGCCGACAACTCGATCGCCGTCCACCTCGGGTGGGGTCGCCAGCGGGCGGGGCGCTACGGCGCGAAGCACGGCTTCGACGTCATGCCGCTCCGCACCTCGGACGCGCTCGGTTGGACCACCGGCGTGAAGGCGAAGGTGCTCGACTCCGGCGAGATCGACGCGACGCGCGACCGCTACCGCAAGGTCGGCATGGCGGCGGGCGAGAGCCCGATGCCGGCGCGCATCCGCCCCGACGATCCGTTCGAGGTCGACACCAAGAAGTACAAGGTCACGCAGACGCAAGAGCACGACACGATGGAGGGCCGCCCGGTCGCCATCGACGCGACGCTCGAGCAGTACCGGAAGAACCCGCAGTTCCCGCAGTTCCCGGACGAGGAGCGGAAGGACAAGAACGAGCAGGGCGCCGTCATCCCGGTCCGCCGCGCGGGCTCGCCCGATCCGCACACGCCGCCGCTCTGGGGCGAGTGGAAGGAAGAGTCGTTCTTCAAGAACCAGCACCGCTGGGGCATGGTCGTCGACCTGACGAGCTGCACCGGCTGCAACGCGTGCGTCATCGCCTGCCAGATCGAGAACAACGTGCCCGCGGTCGGCAAGGAGCAGGTCTGGCGCGGCCGCGAGATGTACTGGCTCCGCGTCGATCGCTACTTCGTCGGCCTCGACGCGAACGATCCGCAGATCGTCTTCCAGCCCGTCTCGTGCGTGCAGTGCGAAGAGGCCCCCTGCGAGAACGTCTGCCCCGTCAACGCGACGGAGCACTCGCCGGAGGGCCTCAACGACATGGCCTACAACCGCTGCATCGGCACGCGCTACTGCGCGAACAACTGCCCGTACAAGGTCCGGCGCTTCAACTTCCTGAACTACCACACGAGCGGTGGCTGGTACGAGGACGTGCCCGAGACCGAGAAGATGCACTACAACCCGAACGTCACCGTCCGCATGCGCGGCGTCATGGAGAAGTGCACGTACTGCGTGCAGCGCATCCAGGAGGCCAAGATCAAGAGCAAGCGGACCGGCAAGCCGATCAAGGACGGCGACGTCGTGACCGCGTGCCAGTCGGTGTGCGCCGCGGACTGCGTCGCGTTCGGCGACCTCGACGACCCGACGAGCAAGGTCGCGAAGTGGCGCGCGAAGGACCGCAACTACCGGCTCCTCTCCGAGCTCGGGACGCGACCGCGCACGACCTACCTCGGCAAGATCCGTAACCCGAACCCTGCGATGGAGAAGGCCTGA
- a CDS encoding ferritin-like domain-containing protein, whose product MRHTLRLRVLLPALASVAAAACGGSTEEAFPSPAATSSGGTSSSSGGASSSSGGGSSSGGSSGSSSGSSGSSGTVVLDTDVCVDGEHKPGANVTIAGVDFFELREEYDHADPSQEPRSLGSTGTACASADDASACKATLTSLRSDGWRVKSWGNDVPRHRYGVTTKGNDVTAITSLAGLTSAIATVDSPAAAALLAVAEGANHVVCGKPNVKKTATGWQVLVQNGIACGEGTSRKEEILAVTTDGKITIEQSTVIEEGQGGCAIGRRPEGLVAHAATECADPVGRFFAAAAHLEAASVFSFERLTEELVALGAPEELVAASRASRDDEVRHARMTAKMARRFGGAPAKAEVAPATKRTTLEIALENATEGCVRETYGALVAHRQAKTANDRAIRRMMQTIAEDETKHAGLAWDVAAWLEPQLTTDERLLVDDARRRALADLRAELAIEPDADLRARAGMPEAAAALALLDALDADFIAAA is encoded by the coding sequence ATGCGCCATACCCTTCGTCTTCGTGTCCTTCTTCCCGCTCTTGCATCGGTCGCTGCGGCGGCCTGTGGTGGGAGCACCGAAGAGGCGTTCCCCTCGCCCGCGGCGACGTCGTCGGGTGGAACGAGCTCGTCGTCCGGCGGCGCGAGCTCGTCGTCGGGAGGCGGGAGCTCGTCGGGCGGGAGCAGCGGATCGAGCAGCGGCTCGAGCGGATCGAGCGGGACGGTGGTGCTCGACACGGACGTCTGCGTCGACGGCGAGCACAAGCCCGGCGCCAACGTGACGATCGCGGGCGTCGACTTCTTCGAGCTGCGCGAGGAGTACGACCACGCCGATCCGTCGCAAGAGCCGCGGTCGCTCGGATCGACCGGCACCGCGTGCGCGAGCGCGGACGACGCGAGCGCGTGCAAGGCGACGCTCACCTCGCTCCGCTCCGACGGCTGGCGCGTGAAGTCGTGGGGCAACGACGTCCCGCGGCACCGCTACGGCGTGACGACGAAGGGCAACGACGTCACCGCGATCACCTCGCTCGCCGGCCTCACCTCCGCGATCGCGACGGTCGACAGCCCCGCCGCCGCCGCGCTCCTCGCCGTCGCCGAGGGCGCCAACCACGTCGTCTGCGGCAAGCCCAACGTGAAGAAGACGGCGACGGGCTGGCAGGTGCTCGTGCAGAACGGCATCGCCTGCGGCGAAGGCACCTCGCGCAAGGAGGAGATCCTCGCGGTGACGACGGACGGCAAGATCACGATCGAGCAATCCACCGTCATCGAGGAGGGCCAAGGCGGGTGCGCGATCGGGCGCCGGCCCGAGGGCCTCGTCGCGCACGCGGCGACGGAGTGCGCCGATCCGGTCGGCCGCTTCTTCGCCGCCGCCGCGCACCTCGAGGCCGCGAGCGTGTTCTCGTTCGAGCGGCTCACCGAGGAGCTCGTCGCCCTCGGCGCGCCGGAGGAGCTCGTCGCCGCCTCGCGCGCGAGCCGCGACGACGAGGTCCGTCACGCGCGCATGACGGCGAAGATGGCGCGTCGCTTCGGCGGCGCGCCCGCGAAGGCGGAGGTCGCGCCCGCGACGAAGCGCACCACGCTCGAGATCGCGCTCGAGAACGCGACCGAAGGCTGCGTCCGCGAGACCTACGGCGCGCTCGTCGCGCACCGGCAAGCGAAGACCGCGAACGATCGCGCGATCCGGCGGATGATGCAGACCATCGCCGAGGACGAGACGAAGCACGCCGGCCTCGCGTGGGACGTCGCCGCGTGGCTCGAGCCGCAGCTCACGACCGACGAGCGCCTCCTCGTCGACGACGCGCGCCGCCGCGCCCTCGCCGACCTCCGCGCCGAGCTCGCGATCGAGCCCGACGCCGATCTCCGCGCCCGCGCGGGCATGCCCGAGGCCGCCGCCGCGCTCGCGCTCCTCGACGCGCTCGACGCCGACTTCATCGCCGCGGCCTGA
- the nrfD gene encoding polysulfide reductase NrfD, with the protein MSSANLPIKELGESPLTAEGVTFKSISETVCRVTENKAPRGWWIGFLLAASFTGVMGAAIGYLFWTGIGVWGNNAPVYWAWDITNFVWWIGIGHAGTLISAVLFLFRQKWRTAINRFSEAMTIFAVICALIFPGIHVGRAWFAYYMFPLPNEMSLWPNFKSPLIWDVFAVSTYFTVSLLFWFVGLVPDFATLRDRATNKYRRIVYGALALGWRGANRHWQNYERAYLILAALSTPLVLSVHSVVSFDFATSLMPGWHTTIFPPYFVAGAVFSGFGMVMTLMLLTRAVYGMRSLVLMKHLELMNKIMLTTGSLVGYAYGMEFFIAWYSGNEYELFCFKNRAFGPYAWAYWTMISCNVLSPQVFWFKRLRTSIPVMFVASILINIGMWFERFVIIVTSLHRDFIPSSWGYFRPTLVDIFTYAGTLGLFFTAFLLFIRWIPMIAIAEVKGVMPEADPHHEEHGDHEHAAHEPATAEAE; encoded by the coding sequence ATGTCCTCCGCCAATCTCCCGATCAAGGAGCTCGGCGAGTCGCCGCTCACGGCTGAAGGCGTCACCTTCAAGTCGATCAGCGAGACCGTCTGCCGCGTGACCGAGAACAAGGCGCCGCGCGGATGGTGGATCGGCTTCCTCCTCGCCGCCTCCTTCACCGGCGTCATGGGCGCCGCGATCGGCTACCTCTTCTGGACCGGCATCGGGGTCTGGGGCAACAACGCCCCCGTCTACTGGGCCTGGGACATCACGAACTTCGTCTGGTGGATCGGGATCGGTCACGCCGGGACGCTGATCTCCGCCGTCCTCTTCCTCTTCCGCCAGAAGTGGCGCACGGCGATCAACCGCTTCTCCGAGGCGATGACGATCTTCGCCGTCATCTGCGCCCTCATCTTCCCCGGGATCCACGTCGGACGCGCCTGGTTCGCGTACTACATGTTCCCGCTCCCGAACGAGATGAGCCTCTGGCCGAACTTCAAGTCGCCCCTCATCTGGGACGTCTTCGCGGTCAGCACCTACTTCACGGTGTCGCTCCTCTTCTGGTTCGTCGGCCTCGTCCCCGACTTCGCGACGCTGCGCGACCGCGCGACGAACAAGTACCGCCGCATCGTCTACGGCGCGCTCGCCCTCGGCTGGCGCGGCGCGAACCGCCACTGGCAGAACTACGAGCGCGCGTACCTCATCCTCGCCGCGCTCTCGACGCCGCTCGTCCTCTCCGTGCACAGCGTCGTCTCCTTCGACTTCGCGACGTCGCTCATGCCGGGCTGGCACACGACGATCTTCCCGCCGTACTTCGTCGCCGGCGCCGTCTTCTCCGGCTTCGGCATGGTCATGACGCTCATGCTCCTGACCCGCGCGGTCTACGGCATGCGGTCGCTCGTGCTCATGAAGCACCTCGAGCTGATGAACAAGATCATGCTCACGACCGGATCCCTCGTCGGATACGCGTACGGCATGGAGTTCTTCATCGCCTGGTACAGCGGCAACGAATACGAGCTGTTCTGCTTCAAGAACCGCGCGTTCGGCCCCTACGCCTGGGCGTACTGGACGATGATCTCCTGCAACGTCCTCTCGCCGCAGGTGTTCTGGTTCAAGCGCCTCCGCACGAGCATCCCGGTGATGTTCGTCGCGTCGATCCTCATCAACATCGGCATGTGGTTCGAGCGCTTCGTCATCATCGTGACGTCGCTCCACCGCGACTTCATCCCCTCGAGCTGGGGCTACTTCCGCCCGACGCTGGTCGACATCTTCACCTACGCCGGCACGCTCGGTCTCTTCTTCACCGCATTCCTCCTCTTCATCCGCTGGATCCCGATGATCGCGATCGCGGAGGTCAAGGGCGTCATGCCCGAGGCCGATCCGCATCACGAAGAGCACGGCGATCACGAGCACGCGGCTCACGAGCCCGCCACCGCCGAGGCCGAGTGA
- the cyoE gene encoding heme o synthase — translation MQKPFAEVLEESRAPSVAVRDLVALAKPRITLMVVITAAGGLFLASRAGRLDAADMSSATVFWTLVGLALIVSGANALNMYIERNIDGRMDRTKNRPLPSGRLQPRVALWFGVVTSAVAVPVLAVGANALTALLAVIANLLYVLAYTPLKQHSHYALHVGAIPGAIPPLLGWTAGTGRIDAAGIILFAVLFLWQIPHFIAITLFRKADYARAGLVVMPNVTGELAARHTIVRWIFALVAASLLIVPLGLAGRGYLFAATVLGAVFFIWGCYGLRAGSGTKWAKSLFGISILYLMLLFAALGVDP, via the coding sequence ATGCAGAAGCCGTTCGCGGAGGTGCTGGAAGAGAGCCGGGCTCCGTCCGTCGCGGTGCGCGACCTCGTCGCTCTCGCGAAGCCGCGCATCACGCTCATGGTCGTCATCACGGCGGCGGGGGGGCTGTTCCTCGCGAGCCGCGCGGGGCGGCTCGACGCGGCGGACATGTCGTCGGCGACCGTGTTCTGGACGCTCGTCGGGCTCGCGCTCATCGTGTCCGGCGCGAACGCGCTCAACATGTACATCGAGCGCAACATCGACGGGCGGATGGACCGCACGAAGAACCGGCCGCTGCCGAGCGGGCGACTCCAGCCGCGCGTCGCGCTGTGGTTCGGCGTCGTCACGTCCGCGGTCGCGGTCCCCGTCCTCGCCGTCGGCGCCAACGCGCTCACCGCGCTCCTCGCCGTCATCGCGAACCTCCTCTACGTGCTCGCGTACACGCCGCTGAAGCAGCACTCGCACTACGCGCTCCACGTCGGCGCGATCCCGGGCGCGATCCCGCCGCTCCTCGGGTGGACCGCCGGCACCGGCCGCATCGACGCGGCGGGCATCATCCTCTTCGCGGTCCTCTTCCTCTGGCAGATCCCGCACTTCATCGCGATCACGCTGTTCCGCAAGGCGGACTACGCGCGCGCGGGGCTCGTCGTGATGCCGAACGTGACGGGGGAGCTCGCCGCGCGGCACACGATCGTGCGCTGGATCTTCGCGCTCGTCGCGGCGAGCCTCCTCATCGTCCCGCTCGGACTCGCCGGCCGCGGCTACCTCTTCGCCGCGACCGTGCTCGGCGCCGTCTTCTTCATCTGGGGCTGCTACGGCCTCCGCGCCGGCAGCGGCACGAAGTGGGCGAAGTCCCTGTTCGGGATCTCGATCCTCTACCTCATGCTGCTGTTCGCGGCGCTCGGCGTCGATCCCTGA
- a CDS encoding cytochrome c, translating into MKMLLITAVSLSCLAACRGQTSRDEPITGIRNMYDQPRYNVQEESTFFDDHRTMRPLPDGVVAHDQEVNPEIANGRLEDETGYVLTIPQAVVQRSGGMQTMVERGKERYGIYCTPCHDNTGSGEGLVKRRAVAGGAAAFVPPTFHQDRLRHAPDGQIYATITNGKSNMPPYAMQIAVDDRWAIVAYVRALQVAGPKMAAPAAAPTTIPGATAQPPPGGSVEVPPAPAGSDTAPAAAPDAGGAAHQDAAATPGAPPKPTGATNTTRPATSIPVVPAPPPAGSGQENNP; encoded by the coding sequence ATGAAAATGCTCCTCATCACGGCGGTCTCGCTGTCGTGCCTCGCGGCGTGCCGCGGGCAGACCTCGCGCGACGAGCCGATCACCGGCATCCGCAACATGTACGACCAGCCGCGGTACAACGTGCAGGAGGAGTCGACGTTCTTCGACGACCACCGCACGATGCGCCCGCTGCCGGACGGCGTCGTCGCGCACGACCAGGAAGTGAACCCCGAGATCGCGAACGGCCGTCTCGAAGACGAGACCGGCTACGTCCTCACGATCCCGCAGGCGGTCGTGCAGCGCAGCGGCGGCATGCAGACGATGGTGGAGCGCGGCAAGGAGCGCTACGGCATCTACTGCACGCCCTGCCACGACAACACCGGCTCCGGCGAGGGCCTCGTGAAGCGCCGCGCGGTCGCGGGAGGCGCCGCCGCGTTCGTGCCGCCGACCTTCCACCAGGACCGCCTCCGCCACGCGCCGGACGGCCAGATCTACGCGACGATCACGAACGGCAAGAGCAACATGCCGCCGTACGCGATGCAGATCGCGGTCGACGACCGCTGGGCGATCGTCGCCTACGTCCGCGCGCTCCAGGTCGCGGGTCCGAAGATGGCGGCCCCGGCCGCCGCTCCGACCACGATCCCCGGCGCGACGGCCCAGCCTCCGCCCGGCGGCTCGGTCGAAGTGCCGCCGGCTCCCGCCGGCTCCGACACCGCGCCCGCCGCCGCGCCCGACGCGGGCGGCGCGGCTCATCAAGATGCGGCTGCAACGCCAGGCGCTCCGCCGAAGCCGACGGGCGCCACGAACACCACGCGACCGGCGACCTCGATCCCGGTCGTCCCCGCCCCGCCTCCGGCTGGAAGCGGTCAGGAGAACAACCCGTGA
- a CDS encoding cytochrome c3 family protein translates to MQIFPRSLNKLPLILGGVGAVLPAFLVGAVWYYATPKNFQVGYEPTQPVPYSHRLHVGQMGMDCRYCHANVEVAAKAMVPPTQTCMGCHAMVKTDSARLAPVRASFESGKPIEWVQIHRLPDHAYFDHSAHLAAGVGCVTCHGRVDRMEIVRSEQPLSMGWCLDCHRDPTPNLRPKDQVTNMEWKPENAPAGWKAPVVNPPQHCSGCHR, encoded by the coding sequence ATGCAGATCTTTCCCCGATCGCTCAACAAGCTCCCGCTGATCCTCGGAGGGGTCGGCGCGGTCTTGCCGGCGTTCCTCGTCGGAGCCGTCTGGTATTACGCCACCCCGAAGAACTTCCAGGTGGGCTACGAACCGACGCAGCCGGTTCCCTATTCGCACCGCCTCCACGTCGGGCAGATGGGCATGGACTGCCGCTACTGCCACGCGAACGTCGAGGTCGCGGCGAAGGCGATGGTGCCGCCCACGCAGACGTGCATGGGGTGCCACGCGATGGTGAAGACCGACAGCGCGCGCCTCGCGCCGGTGCGCGCGAGCTTCGAGTCGGGCAAGCCGATCGAGTGGGTCCAGATCCACCGCCTGCCGGACCACGCCTACTTCGATCACAGCGCCCACCTCGCCGCCGGCGTCGGGTGCGTCACGTGCCACGGCCGCGTGGACCGCATGGAGATCGTCCGCTCCGAGCAGCCGCTCAGCATGGGCTGGTGCCTCGATTGCCATCGCGATCCGACGCCGAACCTCCGTCCGAAGGACCAGGTCACGAACATGGAATGGAAGCCGGAGAATGCGCCCGCGGGCTGGAAGGCCCCCGTAGTCAATCCGCCGCAGCACTGCTCGGGGTGCCACCGATGA
- a CDS encoding SCO family protein, whose amino-acid sequence MKKLAWLACVIVTLFGVMPAHAQIAHTPKELQHVGVTEHLDEPLPLDTAFRDHTGKPVTLRSVFDGKRPVVLQFAYHTCPVVCGMITTNLAAGLKGVPWTVGDQYQVVTISIDPNESLERTAAKRTSILNDYGRGVTEGWHFLVGDKAAIEAVTNAAGFEYQYDAAQKQWGHPSVVFVVKPNGQLARYLYGLEFPSNDLRLGLFEASEGRSISTVEQLILYCYHYDPQGGKYVLVARRVMQVGASAVALVLGIVLATFWVRELRKNKKSETTKLAEAV is encoded by the coding sequence ATGAAGAAGCTCGCGTGGCTCGCGTGCGTGATCGTGACGCTCTTCGGCGTCATGCCCGCGCACGCGCAGATCGCGCACACGCCGAAGGAGCTCCAGCACGTCGGCGTGACGGAGCACCTGGACGAGCCGCTCCCGCTCGACACCGCCTTCCGCGATCACACCGGCAAGCCCGTCACGCTCCGCTCCGTCTTCGACGGCAAGCGTCCGGTCGTGCTCCAGTTCGCGTACCACACGTGCCCCGTCGTCTGCGGGATGATCACGACGAACCTCGCCGCGGGCCTGAAGGGCGTGCCCTGGACGGTGGGCGACCAGTACCAGGTCGTCACGATCTCGATCGACCCCAACGAGTCGCTCGAGCGCACCGCCGCGAAGCGGACGTCGATCCTGAACGACTACGGCCGCGGCGTCACGGAGGGCTGGCACTTCCTCGTCGGCGACAAGGCCGCGATCGAAGCGGTCACGAACGCGGCCGGCTTCGAGTACCAGTACGACGCGGCGCAGAAGCAGTGGGGGCACCCCTCCGTCGTCTTCGTCGTGAAGCCGAACGGACAGCTCGCGCGCTACCTCTACGGCCTCGAGTTCCCGTCGAACGACCTGAGGCTCGGGCTCTTCGAGGCCTCCGAGGGTCGCAGCATCTCCACCGTCGAGCAGCTGATCCTCTACTGCTACCACTACGACCCGCAGGGCGGGAAATACGTCCTCGTCGCGCGCCGCGTGATGCAGGTCGGAGCCAGCGCCGTCGCGCTCGTCCTCGGGATCGTCCTCGCGACGTTCTGGGTCCGCGAGCTCCGGAAGAACAAGAAGTCGGAAACGACCAAATTAGCTGAGGCCGTCTAG
- a CDS encoding DUF3341 domain-containing protein, with protein sequence MADVKDTQEMPALFLAEFKSAGSVLHAAEKLRDAGYTQFDTHSPFPIHGMDKAMGLPDSKLGLIVFPIGLTGTTLAWLMMWWMNGVDYPLVIGGKPGYSLPSMVPIMFELTILLSAFATVFGMFHLNRLPRHHHPIFNSERFKGFSDDKFFVSVEASDPKFDLERTKALLEGAHAEHIELVYDDEEGGADFEPSEEGAH encoded by the coding sequence ATGGCTGACGTCAAAGACACGCAGGAGATGCCGGCGCTGTTCCTCGCGGAGTTCAAGTCCGCGGGCAGCGTCCTCCACGCCGCCGAGAAGCTGCGCGACGCGGGCTACACCCAGTTCGACACCCACTCGCCGTTCCCGATCCACGGGATGGACAAGGCGATGGGGCTGCCGGACAGTAAGCTCGGTCTCATCGTCTTCCCGATCGGCCTCACGGGCACGACGCTCGCGTGGCTGATGATGTGGTGGATGAACGGCGTCGACTACCCGCTCGTCATCGGCGGCAAGCCTGGATACAGCCTGCCGTCGATGGTCCCGATCATGTTCGAGCTGACGATCCTCCTGTCGGCGTTCGCGACCGTGTTCGGCATGTTCCACCTGAACCGCCTCCCGCGGCACCACCACCCGATCTTCAACTCGGAGCGCTTCAAGGGCTTCTCCGACGACAAGTTCTTCGTCTCGGTGGAGGCCTCCGATCCCAAGTTCGATCTCGAGCGCACGAAGGCGCTCCTCGAGGGCGCGCACGCCGAGCACATCGAGCTCGTCTACGACGACGAAGAGGGCGGCGCGGACTTCGAGCCCTCCGAAGAGGGAGCGCACTGA